From the Strix uralensis isolate ZFMK-TIS-50842 unplaced genomic scaffold, bStrUra1 scaffold_305, whole genome shotgun sequence genome, the window ggaaggtgggggggggtccccagggtcccctccccgccctccccccccccccagagctcACAGGTCTCCAGGTGCCGCCGCAGCCCCTCGGCGTGTCCCTGCGCCGCCGCCAGCTCCTGCGCCGCCGCCTGAcgggctggggggggacggggggggacatggggacacttgggggggacatggggggggacgTGGCAGGAACgtgggggacatgaggggacatggggatgtggggggacatgggggatgggggacaggggggacattAGGGatggggggacaagggggtgacttggggggacatgggggacacatgggggacatgggaacaccgggggctgtgggggaccCAGAGGGGACCCAGAGAGGACACAAAGGGGACACAGGGGAcccagaggggacacagaggggccatggggacacagaggggacacaaaggggacacagaggggacacagaggggacacaggggacccagaggggacacagaggggacacagaggggacacagaggggccatggggacacagaggggacacagaggggacatgggggacacaggggacacagaggggacacagaggggacacagaggggacacagaggggccatggggacacaggggacacagaggggacacagaggggacacagaggggacacagaggggacatgggagacacagaggggacacaggggacacagaggggacacagaggggacacagaggggacacagaggggccatggggacacacaggggacacaggggacacagaggggacacagaggggccatggggacacagaggggacacagaggggacacagaggggccATGGGGACCCCGGGGCCATGCCCCCCTCACCTCGCTGCAGACTGTGGATCCGCCCCAGCAGCGCCTCCAGCCAGGGCCCCCCCgcggggggacaggggacaccttggggacaccgggggggggggacacactggTGACTCTGGGGGGACacacagcgccccccccccccgggccctggAGGGGACGCGGCGCCACGGCCCCTCACCGTGGGGGTCAGTGTCCATCGGCGCGGcctgcggggacacggggacacggggacaatGGCGGCCACAgccacccccccacacctcctccctcccccctgcgCTGCCCGACAGCCcctgtattttctctcccttttcccgccattttctgtcccttttcccgccattttctctcccttttcccgccattttctctcccttttcccgccattttctctcccttttcccgccattttctctcccttccccttttctctcacatttcccccattttctcccccttccccttttctcccacatttcccccattttctctcccttccccttttctctcacatttcccccattttctctcccttccccttttctctcacatttcccccattttctctcccttccccttttctctcacATTTCCCCCATTTTGtccttttccccctctattttctgtcccctctcccccctcttttGTCACCTCTTCCCtccaatttttctctcccctcttccctccatgtTGTCCCCTTCCCACCCTCCATTTTGTCACCTCTCCCAGCCTTTTCTGTCCCTTGTTGtccctctccttgtcccctcTTCCCGCCATTTTCCgtcccctcttccctctccatTTCCTGCCGCCTCTTGTCCCGTTTCTGGCCCGTCTCTCCCCATTTTCcatcccctcttcctcctccatttcctcctctttcctgtcAGTCTTCCCACCTTTTATGTCCCCTTTCTCCCCATTTTTCACCTCTTTCTGCCATTTTCTATCCCCTCTTCCCCCTTTGTCACCTTCCCCTCGTCTTTACCgtcccctcctcctccactttgtccccttttccctcttttctgtcacatttctctccattttgtcatctcttccccctttttcctttcctctcttccctccattTTCTCTCACCTCTTCCCGCCATTTTCTGTCCAGTTTTCACCCTTTTCTGTCACGTTTCCCTCCATTTTCCGTCACCTTCCCCCCGCCCTTTCCCCTCCATTTTCTCTCACCTCTTCCCAccattttctgtctcttttttccccttttccattccccttctctccattttctgtcccctcttccccctcctttcccctcatccctccattttctctcatttcccTCCATTTCTGTCACGTTTCCCTCCAttttctctcacctcttcctcacattttctgtctcctccttccccatttcccttcccccttccctccattttctctcacctcttcccgccattttctctctcccttttccgTTCCCCTTCCCTCCACTTTATCCCCTTTTCACCCTCTGGCCCCTCTTCCCCCtcttttctccccccctccctccattTTGTCACATTTCCCTCCATTTTCTGTTCACTTCacctttttctgtcacttttccCTCAATTTCCtgtccccttttcccccttttctgtcACATTTCCCCCCATTTTCTGTCCCCGCTTCCCTCCATTTTCCATCCCCTTGTcacccctttttctttccccttctcccgCCATTTTCCGTCCCCATTTCACCCTTTTCTGTCCCCTCTTCCCGCCATTTTCTGTGcccttttctgtccctttttcctccattttatgTCCCTTCTTCCCGCCATTTTCTGTCCCATTTTAtgtccctttttctgtccctttttcctccattttatgTCCCTTCTTCCTGCCATTTTCTGTCCCCATTTCACCCTTTTCTGTCCCCTCTTCCCGCCATTTTCCATCcccttttctgtcattttttcctccattttttgtCCCCCTTGCTGtcactttttcctccattttctgtcccttcttcccgccattttctgttcccttttctgtccctttttctgtcacttccctccattttctgtccctttttcctccattttctgtcCCTTCTTCCCGCCATTTTCTGTCcccttttctgtcactttttcctccatttttttgtCCCTTCTTACCGCCATTTTCTGTCCCCATTTTAcccttttctgtcactttttcctccattttctgtccccctttctgtcccttttttctccattttctgtcccttcttcccgccattttctgtccctttttctgtccctttttctgtccctttttcctccattttctgtccctttttcctccattttctgtcCCTTCTCCTGCCATTTTCTGTCCCCATTTCAcccttttctgttccttcttccctccattttctgttcccttttctgtccctttttctgtccctttttcctccattttctgtccatttttcctccattttctgtcCCCTGTTCCTGTCATTTTCTGTCCCCTTTTCTGTCCCTTCTTCCCGCCATTTTCCGTccccttttctgtcccttttctgTCCCCTCTTCCCGCCATTTTCTGTCcccttttctgtcactttttcctccattttttgtccctctttctgtcactttttcctccattttctgcctcttcttccctccattttctgtccccttttctgtcactttttcctccattttctgtcccttcttcccaccattttctgtccctttttctgtcccttctATCCTccattttctgttcccttttctgtccctttttctgtCGCTTTCCTCCATTTTCCATCCCCTTGTcacccctttttctttccccttctcccgCCATTTTC encodes:
- the LOC141938782 gene encoding uncharacterized protein LOC141938782 translates to MAGRGDRKGTEKGTENGGKKGQKRGQKMTGTGDRKWRKNGQKMEEKGTEKGTEKGTENGGKKEQKRVKWGQKMAGEGTENGGKRDRKWRKKGQKKGQKKGQKMAGRRDRKWRKKGQKGGQKMEEKVTEKGKMGTENGGKKGQKNGGKSDRKGDRKWREEGTENGGKRDRKWREVTEKGTEKGTENGGKKGQKMEEKVTARGTKNGGKNDRKGDGKWREEGTEKGEMGTENGRKKGHKMEEKGTEKGT